A stretch of DNA from Gimesia chilikensis:
ACGAGAACTATCTACAATCCCTGACTGACTGATTTCGATTCTGGAATGGACACTCAAGATGCAACAACCATCTGACCGACATACCCCAGGCAGGCGCAAGTCACCTGCCTGGGTCATCTCTGTCGCTGTTTTTCTGGTGATCTATCTGATACTCCAGCAACAGCAACGGGGGAAACAACCAGAAGTCCCCGGAAGCAACCATTCTGTGTCTGTCGCGACAGATGGATCAGATCAGGATTCACAGCCGACCAAAATCGATGCAGAACTCCTGCGTCAAACTGCAAGCGATCGAGAACTTCCAGAGTCACCGACCACTTCCTCAGGAAAAGCTGCTGCTCCCGCTAGAAAGACGGTGCAGACTCCAGCCAGTTCGAATCGTCCTCCTCCGGGCTCCAGCAGCGACTCAAAAGAATCGCGTCCTGAACTTGGACAGCTACAGAAGTCCGGAAATCAAGTCTGGGAATCTACGGCAGGATTGACCTATGGTCCTGGCAGCCAGGAAAGACATCGCCTGAAGCATGTCATGCGTCACGCAACCGACCAGCCTCGTCGCCCGGGCAAACACGGTGTCTTTGCAGGAGAGGGCGAACAGGCGAAAGTCCTGGCATTAATCGATGAAGCTTACCTGAAAGCATTACAGGGAGGCAGAACCGTACAAAAAAAGCAGGATGGGCAACGCACTGTTTACACAGTCGACATGCAACGTCCGGTTGGATACGTCGGTGGCCAGGTCGGAAACCGGATGGGAAAACCTCCTGCCAATAAGATCCGACTCGTACTGGAAGGCTCCAGTGTAATTACAGCATTTCCCATGTAACGACTTGTGAAACAGGATCACGCGATAATGTATTACACCGGAATCTGCCCCGCTTGCGAACAGGGGGCTCTGGGACTCAGAATCTGTAGCAGTCAGTTGGACCTCGCGATCCTTTGTGATGAATGCGATGCACTGTGGCTCTCCAGTGACACATCCGTGAGCCCTATGTTCCCGGAACAACCAGACCTTCCCTGCCCTTCGTGTAAAGGCAATCTGAGCGAGCCCCCCGCACACTGGGCCGGTCTGGGTGAGATCTACGAAAGAGGCTGGCTGGAATTCGTCAGAGGGATGGCGGACTAAAACTCGCCTGACTCACCCGATTAAAATTCGATTTCCAGAGTCTGCTTTTCTTTGAGAACTTTGGACTGAATTCTGATCGTGTCGCGGGTCGCGGGTATTTTGGAACCGGGAACTTTGACGATCAGTTGAGCCACCCGTTTCTTTAGTGGCAGATAGTCCCCTTTATCCACCGGGCGGATATCGCCTGTGGCCGTGGAAGTGAACGTCGAATTGGGCCAGCGCACATCCCAGGGGATAGCCTGCCGATGACTGTCTGTCCCCAGCACCAACCCCATCAGGTCTGAAGCACGATACCGCGTCGACTTATAACTGGTTGGCAACTTAACCTGGATGATGATCAGATAATCCTCATTCAGATCAGGGTCTTTGGGTACGGTCCAGGCAGTAAAGCTCCCCGCCGTGACGGCATTACCCATCGGTTTGAATTTGAATTCACCTCCACCACTGCCTGAGCCGTCCCCATCAGCATCACCATCCCCTTTCCCCAGATGCAGGGAAACATCCGCTTCCATTTCTTTCAAGGCTTCTTCAGCCTCACCGGTCAGCGTCTTGATGGGTTGCATTACATCGAACTCAGTCGTTTTGCCTCCAGCCTCTTCCTCGACACGCGTATCCAGAGGACCGTTAAATGCAAATTGATCTTCATCGTCGAGAGTGACAACAGTAGAGAGATGATCGTTGCCCTGCATCCCGCCCACAATGACAATTGCCATGACTGTTAATATCGTTGAGTGTAACAGGAGAGAAAACAGGTAACCGGTTGCCATGAAGCTGGCCAGCCAGACGAAAATCTTTTCCTTTACGGAGAGAATGGGTTCATCCTCTTCCGAAGCCTGACTCTCTGCGGCGGATAGTCCACGCTCTCTGAGCTGATTGACTAGAGCTGTGTCCTTCACTGGTGATTTCGTGGACCGGATCTGGTTCGACATGGACGACGTCGCCGAATGGGAAAAACCAGTCTGACTCTCGCGTGATAGCAGATTGTCAGACGGCTGAGTATTTCTAATGTTCATGGGCTCTGTCTTGCATGACTCGATGATATTATATGCAGACGGCCCGTCTCAGCTAACTTTTCACTGAGACTCTCTACGTCAAATTATATAGTAGAACTACTAGATTTGAATGATTTTTTCTGCAGAACTCCACCTTCTATGACAGTCGCGAGACCGACAAGCCCGGAAACAGACAGTGTACATGTACAGAGTGAGCTCACGGGCCTGGTGTCTGGTCGAGCCTGAAATCGACGGTTTAAACGAGAACCCTGTGTAATTCCTGAACGGTGGTAATCCCTTCCAGAACCTTGGCTTTTCCAGATTCTTCCATCGTCGTCATGCCTTTTTCTGATGCAAGTTTCAATAATTCGGTTTGAGTCGCTCCCCTCAGGATCGCTTCCCGCAGTTCTCCACGTACTCCCAGAGTTTCAAAAATCCCCGTCCGGCCCAGGTAGCCCGTCTGGAAGCAATGATCGCAGCCCGCTCCCATTGCAATTTTGGAATCGGCTACTTGATCGGAATTTACTCCCAGATATTCACAGGCGCCCGAATCTGGCTGGTAGGGAGCCCGACATTTCTCGCAGATGCAACGAACAAGTCTTTGAGAAATAATTCCCTGCAAACTGTCAGTGATGAACATGGAAGGAATCCCGAATTCTCGGAAGACATCGATTGCCGCCACTGCGTCGTTGGAATGCAAAGTCGAAAGGACACGAATCCCCGTCAGCCCTGCCCGCACAGCAATATGCGCAGTCTCGGAATCTCGAATTTCTCCCACCATGATCACATTCGGATCCTGACGCAAAACCCCGCGGAGCGCCTCGGCAAAACTGAACCCGATTTTGGGATCTATCTGAATCTGGTTCACCCCTTCAATACGTCGTTCGACCGGATCTTCAATCGTCGCCAGACTCATTTCCGGCTGGTTAAGGTAATCCAGGCAACTGTAAATGGAGGTGCTTTTTCCGGAACCGACCGGTCCGACACTCAGAATCATCCCATACGGAGCTGTACAATATTTGGTGATTTCAGAAGTCTGAGCTTCACTGAGACCGAGTTCGTTAAAATGAGTAAAACGTTTGTGATCCGGCATGAGCCTTAGCACCAGCCGCTCCCCGTGGATGGTGGGACCTGAACCGACACGAATATCGCGACGGTTCTGCAGAGTCTGGTTATTAATGTGCCCGTCCTGGGCCAGCCGCCGTTCTGTAATATCCATATTGGCAGCCAGCTTGAGACGGGAAATCACGGATGCTGCCGCTTCCTTGGGAAGCTGGATGATATCGTGCAACATTCCGTCGACCCTTAATCCGTCTTCGAGGGGATCTAAATGAATATCGGTCGCCTGGAGTTGAAAAGCACGCTCCATCAGTAAGTCAACCAGCGGGCCGGGCCCTACTACGTCAATCAGTTCCCGCAGCTCGGCCTGGAGTGCCTGTTGCCGCCCTTCATTTTTGTTCTCGGTATTCGCAGGAGTATCTGACATGACTCGACTCTTTCTGTCCTAACAATAAGCTTCGGTGAGAGAAATGTGACTGGGAATGGCTGATAATCCAGCTCGTTAAATCAGTTTAAAGAGGCCAAGTCCTCCCAGAACCAGACTGCTGATCAAGACAACCACCCCGAGAATCCGCAAATTCTTTCGACGATCTTTGAGTGCGGTTGCCCCCAGGAGTAATCCTGCCAGAGAAAAGGAGATCGTGGCCCCTAACGCGATTTTCGGATCAGGGGTCAGGGTGTCGCTGATGTATAACGCAAAACAAGCCACCGCGGAAAGCACTGCGACAATGCCCAGCAGAATCGGCATTGAAAATGTACGGCGCCGCTCGATGCGCTCTTGTTTAACAGCCTGGCTCAGATGCGCGACTGCCTCCTCTTCGGAAGCGGTGATGAACCACACCTTCTTGAGACCAGAGATATTTAAAACCTCTTCCACCATTTCACTGGTATTCAGGATCGCAGTTTTTCCCCCCTGCTCATCGACCAGCTTCCAGACCTGGATCACGATTGCCACCAGAGAACTATTAATAAAATCCAACCTGGTCAGATCAATGATGACGCTGGGAGACTGCTGATTTTTGACTTCCGTCAGCAATGTGTCGCCGAGAGATTCCAGCTCATCCCAGGCGGATTCGTTCAATTCCGGTAACAATTGCACCTTGAGATGGTCATTGACGGCAGTGATATGATAGGGAACTTCTTCGGTAGCCATGAACCAATCTCCATTGTTTACGATACGTCTGGTATCGGAGGGCCCAGTATCAGCTCAATGCTTCCACATTGATTGCTTATTTTGAAGTAATGGTCGTCTTACTTTCAAAATACCATTGTGCCCTGATTTTACCTATTGCAATTTGGACCAAACCACGTGATTTACTAAGTATTTTCAGAGAAACGACTTTGCTTCACGACAAGTTAACAGATTTGGATAATCATCTTTATACGACCAGCACATTTCAGTGCACCTGCGATCACATGGCCTGCAGAATCTGGATCGCTGGAAGTAAACCATGGTCTGCTATTCGGAATCTCTAAGGTCATAAGTACTTAGTATATGCTGACAGGTTGCTGTTATGTCAAGTTTTCCGAAGGTAGCGATTATGTCTGCCAACCAAGTTAGAAAGGTCAAACAGTTAAATGCCAGATGGTTAGCTGAATTTCAGTTTGACTCTGCTTTTTGAGCGTATTTATAATAGGGAAACAACCGATTTGACAAAATAGGTTGTTTTTGCGCACAAGCTCTCGTTAGTATCAAAAGCTTCAACTCAGCAGGATCTGACAGGCTCCAAAGACACATCTGTAAGGGCCACTCCGCAGAATTTTCCAACTTATTTTCTTCCAGGAATAAAGTGGATAGATTCGGCCGAAAAGTTAGCACATAATAATATTAAGTAAGAGAGCGATCTCTACCCGAACAGATTGAAGTCTTTCAAAACAGACTCAGGAAAACCCCATGACTCGTTTCAGTAAAATCCTGTTGGTCCTGGTACTGGTATCCAGTATCGCCTTTATGGGATTTGCCGCGGCCTCCGCTGTTGGTGGCCCTAACTGGCTTCAGGAAAAAGATAAGCTGACAAACTACCTGTTTGAGTATCAGCCCGGTGAGAATCCGACCTGGACTGTCAAAACCAGAAGAGGTGGTGAGCAGATTTCATCCTCTCCCGTGCTGGCAAAAGTGATCGTCGCTGCCCAGAAACACCAGATTCAGCAACAAAACGAACAACTCTCAGAGATCACGAAACCGATTGCTCCCATGGAGAAGGCGATCAAGAACTGGGAACAAATCAATCAGGTTGATCGTCAGGCCATGGATACTAAGGCAGCAGAACTGCAACAACAGATCGCGGCACTGGACACGCAGATCACCCAGCTGGCCAATGAAGGTATCAAGATCAGCCAACAGACCCTGGAAATTAATCAGGAAGCTGCTGAGCGACGTGCAGACGTCTTCCGGCTTCAGGATCAGATCGATGAAATCCGCAATGAGAAATACCTGACCCAGGAACAGCAGAAAACACTGCGTGATTACATCGCAAGAATCGAAGGAAAAGTACATCGGCTCCAGAGACAGAAAACGCTGCTGGAAAACGCAGTCAAGGGATCTGACAACAAAGAGCTTACTCAAAAATAAATCCCTCTGAATTCAGTCTCAGACTGGTTTCAGATTTTACCAGATACAAACTTCAATTTTTATCAATATCAGGAGCGATTAGATGTCGTTTGTCGGCAAGGTACTGGTCGTCGTTCAAGTTGTCCTCAGCGTCTGCTTTATGGGTTTCGCCGGAGCAGTCTTTACAGCACAGACGAACTGGCGTAACGAAAGCCTGAAGCTCAAGGACAATGTAGCCAGCATGCAGAAAAGCATGAACGAGCTTGAGTCCGAGTACAGCAATTACAAAACGGAAATGACTCAGAAAATGAATGATGCCCTGAGTCAGGCTCAAACGGCTAAAGCCGCCAATGACGCCCTGAAAGCACAGAATAAATCTTATCAGAATCAGTTGGAAACTGTGCGTGCTGAAAGAGACACTTCGGTAGCCCAGGCTGAAACTACGGGTGAAGAAGCGAACTTTCGTCGTCAGGAATCAGATCGCCAGCGCGTAGTTAACAAAACCCTGCATGACACAATCAATGACCTGCGGGCTAACATCAAGAGCCTGGAAGATACGATTTTCACCAAGAGTATTCAGGAAAAAACTCTGACTGCCAAACATAATAAGGTTCTCGAAGAGCTGAATTATCTGAATAAAATTGTCTCAAATCTGGGCATTGATCCGAATGACCCCGCGATTGCAGGCATGCAGACGCCACCGCCGGCCGTTGAAGGTGTTATTATCAATACCAAGAAAGACAAACGGAACGGAACCAGGTTTGTAGAAGTTTCGCTAGGCAGTGATGACGGGCTCAGCAAAGGCCATCAGCTATATGTCTACCGTTTTGGTAACAAGGAAAATGGTAATCGTCCCAAGTACCTGGGTAAAATTGAATTAGTATATGTTGATCCTGATACAGCAGTCGGGACTGTAATAGACGCCGCCAAGAACGGTGTGATTGAGAAAGGTGATCATGTCAACTCGAAGCTCTAAGTCTAAAGGAAAAGCAGCCACTGCAGAATCAGGTGGCCCGAACATTTATGTCGGCTTACTGTTTGTCTCCCTTGCCGCTTTAGTGACAGGAATTATTTTCCTGCTCATGCAGCTCTCCGCGTATAACTGGGAGCTGGGTTAACGGCAGCAGCCAGTCATAAACCAGTATAGACTCAGAGCCCGTCACCTCTTCCGGTGACGGGCTCTGTTTATTCCCATACTGGTTTTTACTCTCTTTATGAACCTGCCTCGATCTCATAACCAGCATTCTTCCATCCGCTGAACCCACCGTCCATAGAGATCACTTGAGTGTATCCCATCTTTTGCAGATTATCTGCAGCCAGAGCAGAGCGAAAGCCGCCACCACAGTACAAAATCAATGTGGTAGAGGTATCAGGGAATGCCCGCTCGATATCGCGTTCGATGATCCCCTTCCCGAGATGAATAGCACCGGGAATCCGTGCTGCCTGAAATTCATGATCTTCACGTACATCAATGAGGTGAAACTCATCGCCCGCTTGCTTACGTGTCTGCACATCCTGCACGGTGCATTCGGTCACTCTTGATTTCGCATCATTCACGATATCCAGAAAACGTTGAGAATGATTTTTACCCATTGTGGGTCCCTTTATATTCTGAGTAAAACAAATCTGACCATCCCGGCTCTCAGCCATGAAGACTTCTAGATAATCGCATGTCTCAACATCGAAGTCTACCTGGCAACAGCTAAGAATTCTTCCATCGCCTGATTGACCTCTTCTGCCGCTTCCAGAGGGGCCATATGCCCCACTCGTGGAATTTCACGACAGCTGGCCTCTGGGAGCCTTACAGCCATTTCTTGCATGATATCCGGAGGTGTCAGGACATCGTCACTGCCGACGATGAGTAATGCGGGAATCTGGATCTGATCAAGTACGCCCAGAAAATCATCACGCTCCGCCATGCCTCGCTGGCTGGCAGCAATCCCTTCAGGATCTGCTGCTTCGATTTCTGCAATCAGATCCTGTGCAATCTCCGGGTACAAGTCTCGTGATGTCTTACTCAACAGATTAGGGATCATTGCTGAAGCGACAGCTTCGGGGCCATGGCGTAACACCAGATCGACCATTTTTAACCGATTGCTGACCCCCTCTTCGGTATCTGCATCGGAACGTGTATCGCAGAGAATCAATGTTTTCAGTTTTTCCGGAAAGTGCCTCCAGAACTCCCAGGCAATATACCCTCCCATGGAAAGGCCACAGAAATTCACAGGCTCTTCGACTTCCAGTTGCGCAAGTAGTTCCTTCAGATCCTCAGCGTGTTGTTTCATACTCACCGTTCCGACCGTGACATCTGACCCGCCGAAGCCTCTCAGATCAGGAGCGATGACAGTATACTGCTGCTGGAAATGTGCAATCTGAGCCTGCCACATTCGATGACTTAACGGGAATCCATGCACCAGCAGTAGAGGCGGCCCTTCCCCGGCGATAGTAACCTGCATGCGAATCCCATTTACGTTTTGCTCTAGCATCTGCTGGCTCATTGTGTTGTCCTTCCTGGAGGTGATTCAGCGATCAGCCCGCGTGACTGGGAGGCGTATTCATCACTGTTGCGCCAGTTTTAAAGCGCGTGCGATTCCCTCTTCCAGAGATTCAGTTCTCTCCGAGTCAACATTCCAGACCACTTTTCCGTCCGTACCGATCACCCAGACCTGTGGGATAAATTCTGCCTTGAAAGCAAGCAGAGAATCAATTGCCCCATATCCATTGGGCCACGTGATTCCCGTTTCGTCCAGCCACTCCTGAATAACGGGAAGCAGATCTTCACCATCGGAGGTTAAACCGACAAACGCAACATTTTGATCTTTGAATTTCTCATGCACCTCCACCAGATGCGGTGCTGCCATTCGACAGGGACCACACCAGGTCGCCCATGCATCAACAACAATCACTTTACCCTTGAGGTAGTCGTCCTGATGGGGGTCACCATTCACCCAGCCTGCTGCTTGAATGGGAGGGGCCTCGGTCCCCACCTTCAACTGGGCCATACCCCCCTCGGGTAAGGTTGACTCCGGCAAACGGAACGCGAACCAGGAAGAAAAGATGACAGCTCCGGTGACAACCAGAGCCAGGGCAATCAGGAAATCTTTTTTAGCGCTGGAATTGGACATATACCTGCTCTCTGCCGATTGTACTTTGATATTTTAGAGGTTGTAGAGCTCGCCATATTTGCGATTCAACTGATCGACAAGCGGAACGTGTGAAAGGGTTTCTCCCGTAACTACTTCCAGTAATCGATTCGCTCGATAGCGTTTCCCGTGCTGATGAATCTTTTGATTCAACCATTCCTTGAGCGGGCCGAATTCTCCCCGGGCGATGAGATCGTCCAGGCCTCCCAGTTCACTGTCTGCAGCATTGAAAAAGTGAGCTGCATACATGTTCCCGAGTGCATATGTCGGGAAATAACCAATCAGACCAGCACTCCAGTGCACGTCCTGCAGGCAGCCATTCGCAGGCGTGTCCGGTGTAATACCAAAGTAACTCGTAAATTTCTCATTCCAGGCAGCCTCGACATCGGCAGGTTGCAGGTCTCCGGATATCAGCGCCTGCTCAAGTTCGAAGCGCAGCATGATGTGCAGATTATAGGTCACCTCATCTGCCTCAACTCGAATATACGAAGGACGTACATCATTGATCGCCCGATAAAAGTCATCCTGGGCAACATCAGCTAAGGCTTCCGGGAACTGCTGCTGTGCAGACTGATAGAAACAGTTCCAGAACGGACGGCTTCTCCCCACCAGGTTCTCCCACATCCGCGATTGAGATTCATGGATGCCCAATGAGGTTGAACTGCCGACGGGAGTACCAAAGTATTCCTTGAGTAACCCCTGCTCGTAGATACCGTGACCTGCTTCGTGCAGTGTTCCAAAAAAAGCTCCCGGAAAGTGGTGTTCATCATAGCGGGTCGTCAGGCGGCAATCCCCCGGACCGATTCCACTGCAAAAAGGATGCGCCGCGATATCAAGTCTGCCGGCATTAAAATCAAATCCAATCTTTTCAGCAGCGGAGAGACTGAATTCTCGCTGCTTTGCAACAGGATATTTTCTGGTCAGGAGGGAGACATCGGGGACAATTCCGGATTCTTTGATCGCAGAGACAAGTTTGACCAGTTCATTGCGCAACGGGGTAAAGGCCTGCTCGATCATTTCTGAAGTCGCACCGGGTTCGTACTCGTCCAACAGAGCATCGTAAGCAGTCTGCCCTTCAGATCCGAGCGAGGCAGCCTGTTCGCGTTTGAGGCCAATCATCTTTTCGAGCCAGGGCAGGAAATCATTGAACTGATTTTCCTTGCGGGCTTTTACCCACGCATGATGTGAAAGAGTCGCTACCCGGGACAACTCTTCTACAAGTTGACGTGGGAGTTTTGTCATTCGGTCATATTCATGTCGTGCCTCACGAATGTTGGCCTGCTCTACCGAATCTTCTTCCCACTCCGAAGCGCTTTCCAGTTCGTTCAGCAAGTCTCCTGTTTCCGGACTGGTAGCTTCCTGATGAACCATGCCTGCCATCATGGAAAGCTGATCTGCTCGATGACTCGCACCATCTGCCGGGAGATATGTCTGTTCATCCCATTCCAGAATAGCAGAACAGGAACTCAGCAGGGCCGCTTGTTTGAGTCGTGCGATTAATTGATCGTATGCTTTCTGGGAAGCATTCATGGAGATGCTCTTTCTAGTAGATTTTTTCTGATAAACGTGCATAAAGCACACGCTAAAAGATCAGGGATACTGACCACATTGTATGGGAGATGCAGGTGTAGAAATCAACCACTGCCATTCGGAAATTCGAATTCATTCCTGAGATGGTTCATCATCGTAGCGGCCTCCCATCTGATACAGAGGCAAAAATCGATAGTACACTTCCAGACAGAGTGTGCTGATGGTTGTGGAATAAAGCCGTCCACCATATGGTCCCCAGGGGGGGCGTGGATCCCAGCTACCTGCATTTTCTCCACGAGTGACCTGCTCCGAAATTAATAGATCTCGTAAGT
This window harbors:
- a CDS encoding GspE/PulE family protein yields the protein MSDTPANTENKNEGRQQALQAELRELIDVVGPGPLVDLLMERAFQLQATDIHLDPLEDGLRVDGMLHDIIQLPKEAAASVISRLKLAANMDITERRLAQDGHINNQTLQNRRDIRVGSGPTIHGERLVLRLMPDHKRFTHFNELGLSEAQTSEITKYCTAPYGMILSVGPVGSGKSTSIYSCLDYLNQPEMSLATIEDPVERRIEGVNQIQIDPKIGFSFAEALRGVLRQDPNVIMVGEIRDSETAHIAVRAGLTGIRVLSTLHSNDAVAAIDVFREFGIPSMFITDSLQGIISQRLVRCICEKCRAPYQPDSGACEYLGVNSDQVADSKIAMGAGCDHCFQTGYLGRTGIFETLGVRGELREAILRGATQTELLKLASEKGMTTMEESGKAKVLEGITTVQELHRVLV
- a CDS encoding STAS domain-containing protein is translated as MATEEVPYHITAVNDHLKVQLLPELNESAWDELESLGDTLLTEVKNQQSPSVIIDLTRLDFINSSLVAIVIQVWKLVDEQGGKTAILNTSEMVEEVLNISGLKKVWFITASEEEAVAHLSQAVKQERIERRRTFSMPILLGIVAVLSAVACFALYISDTLTPDPKIALGATISFSLAGLLLGATALKDRRKNLRILGVVVLISSLVLGGLGLFKLI
- a CDS encoding rhodanese-like domain-containing protein, which encodes MGKNHSQRFLDIVNDAKSRVTECTVQDVQTRKQAGDEFHLIDVREDHEFQAARIPGAIHLGKGIIERDIERAFPDTSTTLILYCGGGFRSALAADNLQKMGYTQVISMDGGFSGWKNAGYEIEAGS
- a CDS encoding alpha/beta fold hydrolase, producing the protein MSQQMLEQNVNGIRMQVTIAGEGPPLLLVHGFPLSHRMWQAQIAHFQQQYTVIAPDLRGFGGSDVTVGTVSMKQHAEDLKELLAQLEVEEPVNFCGLSMGGYIAWEFWRHFPEKLKTLILCDTRSDADTEEGVSNRLKMVDLVLRHGPEAVASAMIPNLLSKTSRDLYPEIAQDLIAEIEAADPEGIAASQRGMAERDDFLGVLDQIQIPALLIVGSDDVLTPPDIMQEMAVRLPEASCREIPRVGHMAPLEAAEEVNQAMEEFLAVAR
- a CDS encoding TlpA family protein disulfide reductase yields the protein MSNSSAKKDFLIALALVVTGAVIFSSWFAFRLPESTLPEGGMAQLKVGTEAPPIQAAGWVNGDPHQDDYLKGKVIVVDAWATWCGPCRMAAPHLVEVHEKFKDQNVAFVGLTSDGEDLLPVIQEWLDETGITWPNGYGAIDSLLAFKAEFIPQVWVIGTDGKVVWNVDSERTESLEEGIARALKLAQQ
- a CDS encoding carboxypeptidase M32, yielding MNASQKAYDQLIARLKQAALLSSCSAILEWDEQTYLPADGASHRADQLSMMAGMVHQEATSPETGDLLNELESASEWEEDSVEQANIREARHEYDRMTKLPRQLVEELSRVATLSHHAWVKARKENQFNDFLPWLEKMIGLKREQAASLGSEGQTAYDALLDEYEPGATSEMIEQAFTPLRNELVKLVSAIKESGIVPDVSLLTRKYPVAKQREFSLSAAEKIGFDFNAGRLDIAAHPFCSGIGPGDCRLTTRYDEHHFPGAFFGTLHEAGHGIYEQGLLKEYFGTPVGSSTSLGIHESQSRMWENLVGRSRPFWNCFYQSAQQQFPEALADVAQDDFYRAINDVRPSYIRVEADEVTYNLHIMLRFELEQALISGDLQPADVEAAWNEKFTSYFGITPDTPANGCLQDVHWSAGLIGYFPTYALGNMYAAHFFNAADSELGGLDDLIARGEFGPLKEWLNQKIHQHGKRYRANRLLEVVTGETLSHVPLVDQLNRKYGELYNL